The Mixophyes fleayi isolate aMixFle1 chromosome 1, aMixFle1.hap1, whole genome shotgun sequence genome includes a region encoding these proteins:
- the HNRNPDL gene encoding heterogeneous nuclear ribonucleoprotein D-like — MSGYGSIDEFSEGSKINASKNQQDEGKMFIGGLSWDTSKKDLTEYLSRFGEVVDCTIKTDPVTGRSRGFGFVLFKDAISVDKVLETKEHKLDGKLIDPKRAKALKSKEPPKKVFVGGLSPDTTEEQIKEYFGGFGDIENIELPMDTKTNERRGFCFITYTGEEPVKKLLESRYHQIGSGKCEIKVAQPKEVYRQQQQQQQKGGRGTSAVRGGGRGRGRGGQNWNQGYNNYYDQGYGSYGNGNSSYSDQGYNSYGGYDYSGYNYGNYGGYNQGYTDYSGQQSTYGKASRGAGNHQNNYQPY; from the exons ATGAGTGGCTACGGCAGCATTGATGAGTTCTCCGAGGGCTCCAAGATCAACGCCAGCAAAAACCAGCAAGATGAAGG CAAAATGTTCATTGGTGGTCTGAGCTGGGATACAAGCAAGAAAGACCTTACGGAATATCTCTCCAGGTTTGGTGAAGTGGTTGATTGCACAATTAAAACAGACCCAGTCACTGGACGATCAAggggttttggttttgttctcTTCAAAGATGCAATCAGTGTTGATAAG GTATTAGAGACTAAAGAGCACAAACTCGATGGGAAACTCATTGATCCAAAGAGAGCAAAAGCATTGAAAAGCAAGGAGCCTCCCAAGAAAGTGTTTGTTGGTGGCTTGagtccagatactacagaggaacAGATCAAAGAATATTTTGGTGGCTTTGGAGAT ATTGAAAACATTGAACTTCCCATGGACACAAAGACAAATGAGAGGAGAGGGTTTTGCTTCATCACGTATACAGGTGAAGAGCCAGTAAAGAAGCTCTTGGAAAGCAGATACCATCAGATTGGTTCTGGAAAG TGTGAGATCAAAGTTGCACAGCCAAAAGAAGTCTACagacaacagcagcagcaacagcagaaaGGAGGAAGAGGCACATCAGCTGTACGAGGAGgtggaagggggagaggcagaggag GTCAAAATTGGAACCAGGGTTACAATAACTACTATGATCAAGGATATGGAAGCTATGGAAATGGCAACTCCTCCTATAGTGACCAGGGCTACAATAGTTATGGTGGATATGATTACTCTGGGTACAACTATGGAAACTATGGTGGTTACAACCAAGGGTACACAGACTACAGTG GTCAGCAAAGTACATATGGAAAGGCATCAAGAGGAGCTGGAAACCATCAAAACAACTATCAGCCTTACTAA
- the HNRNPD gene encoding heterogeneous nuclear ribonucleoprotein D0 isoform X2: protein MSAEEEMQDEAMVEASANEPESAGPDEGLKINASKAEEDEGCKRTLEEDESDVIRKMFIGGLSWDTTKKDLKDYFSKFGEVVDCTLKLDPITGRSRGFGFVLFKEAEGVDKVMEQKEHKLNGKVIDPKRAKAMKTKEPVKKIFVGGLSPDTPEEKIREYFGTFGEIEAIELPMDNKTNKRRGFCFITFKEEEPVKQIMEKKYHNVGLSKCEIKVALSKEQYQQQQQWGPRGGGSSSRSRGRGASNQSWSQGYSSYWNPSYSSYGYNNQGYGGYGNYDYTGYNYYGYGDYSKWLWENSQTRWSSK from the exons ATGTCAGCCGAGGAGGAGATGCAAGACGAAGCTATGGTGGAGGCCTCCGCCAACGAGCCCGAGAGTGCCGGGCCCGACGAGGGCCTGAAGATTAACGCAAGTAAAGCCGAGGAGGACGAGGG ATGTAAAAGAACATTGGAAGAGGATGAGTCCGACGTTATCAg GAAAATGTTTATCGGTGGACTTAGCTGGGACACGACTAAGAAAGACCTGAAGGATTACTTCTCAAAATTTGGAGAAGTTGTAGACTGCACCTTGAAATTGGATCCAATCACTGGTCGGTCAAGAGGCTTTGGCTTTGTATTATTTAAAGAAGCTGAAGGTGTTGACAAG GTAATGGAGCAGAAAGAGCACAAGTTGAACGGCAAAGTCATTGATCCAAAGAGGGCAAAAGCGATGAAGACAAAAGAACCTGTTAAAAAGATATTTGTGGGAGGCCTGTCGCCAGATACACCAGAAGAAAAGATAAGGGAATACTTTGGAACATTTGGAGAG ATTGAAGCAATTGAGCTGCCCATGGACAACAAGACTAACAAAAGACGAGGTTTCTGCTTCATCACATTTAAGGAAGAAGAACCAGTGAAACAAATAATGGAAAAGAAATACCATAATGTTGGCTTGAGTAAA TGTGAAATTAAAGTAGCTCTTTCAAAGGAACAAtatcaacagcagcagcagtggggacCAAGAGGCGGAGGGTCCTCGTCAAGATCTCGTGGAAGAGGAG CCTCAAACCAGAGCTGGAGCCAGGGATACAGCAGTTACTGGAATCCAAGCTACAGTAGTTACGGCTACAACAACCAGGGTTATGGAGGCTATGGCAACTATGACTACACTGGTTATAATTACTATGGATATGGAGACTACAGTA AGTGGTTATGGGAAAACAGCCAGACGAGGTGGTCATCAAAATAG
- the HNRNPD gene encoding heterogeneous nuclear ribonucleoprotein D0 isoform X3, protein MSAEEEMQDEAMVEASANEPESAGPDEGLKINASKAEEDEGKMFIGGLSWDTTKKDLKDYFSKFGEVVDCTLKLDPITGRSRGFGFVLFKEAEGVDKVMEQKEHKLNGKVIDPKRAKAMKTKEPVKKIFVGGLSPDTPEEKIREYFGTFGEIEAIELPMDNKTNKRRGFCFITFKEEEPVKQIMEKKYHNVGLSKCEIKVALSKEQYQQQQQWGPRGGGSSSRSRGRGASNQSWSQGYSSYWNPSYSSYGYNNQGYGGYGNYDYTGYNYYGYGDYSNQQSGYGKTARRGGHQNSYKPY, encoded by the exons ATGTCAGCCGAGGAGGAGATGCAAGACGAAGCTATGGTGGAGGCCTCCGCCAACGAGCCCGAGAGTGCCGGGCCCGACGAGGGCCTGAAGATTAACGCAAGTAAAGCCGAGGAGGACGAGGG GAAAATGTTTATCGGTGGACTTAGCTGGGACACGACTAAGAAAGACCTGAAGGATTACTTCTCAAAATTTGGAGAAGTTGTAGACTGCACCTTGAAATTGGATCCAATCACTGGTCGGTCAAGAGGCTTTGGCTTTGTATTATTTAAAGAAGCTGAAGGTGTTGACAAG GTAATGGAGCAGAAAGAGCACAAGTTGAACGGCAAAGTCATTGATCCAAAGAGGGCAAAAGCGATGAAGACAAAAGAACCTGTTAAAAAGATATTTGTGGGAGGCCTGTCGCCAGATACACCAGAAGAAAAGATAAGGGAATACTTTGGAACATTTGGAGAG ATTGAAGCAATTGAGCTGCCCATGGACAACAAGACTAACAAAAGACGAGGTTTCTGCTTCATCACATTTAAGGAAGAAGAACCAGTGAAACAAATAATGGAAAAGAAATACCATAATGTTGGCTTGAGTAAA TGTGAAATTAAAGTAGCTCTTTCAAAGGAACAAtatcaacagcagcagcagtggggacCAAGAGGCGGAGGGTCCTCGTCAAGATCTCGTGGAAGAGGAG CCTCAAACCAGAGCTGGAGCCAGGGATACAGCAGTTACTGGAATCCAAGCTACAGTAGTTACGGCTACAACAACCAGGGTTATGGAGGCTATGGCAACTATGACTACACTGGTTATAATTACTATGGATATGGAGACTACAGTA atCAGCAGAGTGGTTATGGGAAAACAGCCAGACGAGGTGGTCATCAAAATAGTTACAAACCGTACTAA
- the HNRNPD gene encoding heterogeneous nuclear ribonucleoprotein D0 isoform X1 yields MSAEEEMQDEAMVEASANEPESAGPDEGLKINASKAEEDEGCKRTLEEDESDVIRKMFIGGLSWDTTKKDLKDYFSKFGEVVDCTLKLDPITGRSRGFGFVLFKEAEGVDKVMEQKEHKLNGKVIDPKRAKAMKTKEPVKKIFVGGLSPDTPEEKIREYFGTFGEIEAIELPMDNKTNKRRGFCFITFKEEEPVKQIMEKKYHNVGLSKCEIKVALSKEQYQQQQQWGPRGGGSSSRSRGRGASNQSWSQGYSSYWNPSYSSYGYNNQGYGGYGNYDYTGYNYYGYGDYSNQQSGYGKTARRGGHQNSYKPY; encoded by the exons ATGTCAGCCGAGGAGGAGATGCAAGACGAAGCTATGGTGGAGGCCTCCGCCAACGAGCCCGAGAGTGCCGGGCCCGACGAGGGCCTGAAGATTAACGCAAGTAAAGCCGAGGAGGACGAGGG ATGTAAAAGAACATTGGAAGAGGATGAGTCCGACGTTATCAg GAAAATGTTTATCGGTGGACTTAGCTGGGACACGACTAAGAAAGACCTGAAGGATTACTTCTCAAAATTTGGAGAAGTTGTAGACTGCACCTTGAAATTGGATCCAATCACTGGTCGGTCAAGAGGCTTTGGCTTTGTATTATTTAAAGAAGCTGAAGGTGTTGACAAG GTAATGGAGCAGAAAGAGCACAAGTTGAACGGCAAAGTCATTGATCCAAAGAGGGCAAAAGCGATGAAGACAAAAGAACCTGTTAAAAAGATATTTGTGGGAGGCCTGTCGCCAGATACACCAGAAGAAAAGATAAGGGAATACTTTGGAACATTTGGAGAG ATTGAAGCAATTGAGCTGCCCATGGACAACAAGACTAACAAAAGACGAGGTTTCTGCTTCATCACATTTAAGGAAGAAGAACCAGTGAAACAAATAATGGAAAAGAAATACCATAATGTTGGCTTGAGTAAA TGTGAAATTAAAGTAGCTCTTTCAAAGGAACAAtatcaacagcagcagcagtggggacCAAGAGGCGGAGGGTCCTCGTCAAGATCTCGTGGAAGAGGAG CCTCAAACCAGAGCTGGAGCCAGGGATACAGCAGTTACTGGAATCCAAGCTACAGTAGTTACGGCTACAACAACCAGGGTTATGGAGGCTATGGCAACTATGACTACACTGGTTATAATTACTATGGATATGGAGACTACAGTA atCAGCAGAGTGGTTATGGGAAAACAGCCAGACGAGGTGGTCATCAAAATAGTTACAAACCGTACTAA